In Desulfomicrobium macestii, the following proteins share a genomic window:
- a CDS encoding CarD family transcriptional regulator, giving the protein MFSVDELVVYPAQGVGKVERIETQEIGGVATELIIVRILSNNVTLMVPVKNARNVGLRGVYSPEQAEEIRVYLQDRSDFTGYSGQNWNRRYREYSEKLKSSDLRDVAYVLKELILIGKDKELSFGERRLLEQAMGLISLELSFALKQDQAEVKKSIEDLFADILHAKDAESEVEVD; this is encoded by the coding sequence GTGTTTTCAGTTGATGAACTTGTCGTCTATCCCGCTCAGGGGGTCGGTAAGGTCGAAAGGATTGAGACCCAGGAGATCGGCGGCGTTGCCACTGAACTGATCATCGTGCGTATATTGAGTAATAACGTCACCTTGATGGTTCCAGTGAAGAACGCTCGAAATGTCGGACTGCGTGGTGTCTATTCTCCTGAGCAGGCGGAGGAGATTCGTGTCTACCTCCAGGACAGGAGCGACTTTACAGGCTATTCCGGTCAGAACTGGAATCGCCGCTATCGCGAATATTCGGAAAAACTCAAAAGCAGCGACTTGCGCGATGTCGCATACGTGCTGAAAGAACTCATCCTCATCGGCAAGGACAAGGAACTCTCCTTTGGAGAGCGGCGTTTGCTGGAGCAGGCCATGGGCCTGATCTCTCTTGAGCTGTCGTTTGCCTTGAAGCAGGATCAGGCTGAAGTGAAGAAGTCCATTGAAGACTTGTTTGCCGACATTCTGCATGCCAAGGACGCAGAAAGCGAGGTCGAGGTTGATTAG
- the secF gene encoding protein translocase subunit SecF: MSFEIIKRDTNIDFVGMRKYAYVLSAVLLLTGFLSLLVKGGPQYGIDFAGGFNVQVKFSQSVELDKIRMALDSPALTGLVVQDFGDAGDHEVLLRASFSEQTANQVREAVNTGLESAFPGVTHEIQRLEMVGPKVGADLREKALEAIFYAVLLIATYISGRFEQKWMVAGLMAAGLASVVYVLDFLNAPTSLSVIVATVAALVLCVVLRLKYALGAIVALIHDVMIPLGLFSLLNKDVDLTIIAALLTIVGYSLNDTIIIYDRIRENIRAKVSPSLDVVINKSVNQTMSRTLITAGTTFVAVFSLYVFGGGVIHDFALTMLVGVVAGTYSSVFVGAPILAFFKPRIDVDEHPAPATA; the protein is encoded by the coding sequence ATGTCCTTTGAAATTATCAAACGCGATACGAACATCGACTTTGTCGGGATGCGTAAGTACGCGTATGTCCTTTCCGCCGTGCTGCTTCTGACCGGGTTCCTGTCCCTGCTCGTCAAGGGCGGCCCGCAATACGGCATCGATTTCGCCGGCGGCTTCAACGTCCAGGTCAAGTTCAGTCAGTCCGTTGAACTGGACAAGATCCGCATGGCTCTTGACAGCCCTGCCCTGACCGGTCTGGTGGTCCAGGATTTTGGCGACGCCGGGGATCACGAGGTCCTGCTGCGAGCGTCCTTTTCCGAGCAGACCGCCAATCAGGTCCGTGAAGCCGTGAACACCGGACTTGAGTCCGCCTTCCCCGGGGTGACCCATGAAATTCAGCGTCTTGAGATGGTCGGCCCCAAGGTGGGCGCCGATCTGCGTGAGAAAGCCCTGGAGGCTATTTTCTACGCGGTTCTGCTCATAGCCACCTATATCTCCGGACGTTTCGAGCAGAAGTGGATGGTCGCCGGACTCATGGCCGCCGGCCTGGCTTCGGTTGTCTACGTGCTTGATTTTCTCAATGCGCCCACGAGCCTGTCGGTCATCGTCGCGACCGTCGCGGCCCTGGTGCTGTGCGTCGTCTTGCGCCTCAAGTACGCTCTTGGAGCCATTGTCGCCCTTATCCACGACGTCATGATTCCGCTGGGGCTATTTTCCCTGCTGAACAAGGATGTCGATCTGACCATCATCGCGGCGCTCCTGACCATTGTCGGTTACTCCCTGAACGATACCATCATCATCTACGACCGTATCCGTGAGAACATCCGGGCCAAGGTTTCGCCTTCCCTTGACGTTGTTATCAACAAGTCGGTCAACCAGACCATGTCCCGTACGCTCATCACCGCAGGCACGACCTTCGTGGCCGTGTTCTCCCTGTATGTCTTCGGTGGCGGCGTGATTCATGATTTTGCCCTGACCATGCTCGTTGGCGTCGTGGCGGGCACCTATTCGTCCGTATTCGTGGGTGCTCCGATTCTGGCCTTCTTCAAGCCCCGCATCGATGTCGATGAGCATCCCGCACCTGCCACTGCCTGA
- a CDS encoding sulfite exporter TauE/SafE family protein, with the protein MSKRFRVLVLSALFVLVSVVGPLWAQQEAAAPAAAQTEVAAQAAAAPEAPKAAVTGSKLEKAIAMAPVGTEAGQIDTAKPAGFLGIPGAPQINPIMALLWAVWVGWIFSTVGAFGGVMAGVGHVTVFGLGAYAKGFKTSAPDLNKTVTDSIRASNQFLVGLSALISAINYGKMGRLVLPLGLALGAGSLLGAWGSATLSAGKVSFSAYQGWFGFFVLALGCYLLWETSPAGQSKKVKAKQAAQAFEAAVKAQRTGGGPAPTGVKILGITFSKVQFTFCGVEFSFNPVLPVVGGIVISALAAFLGVGGGFLLVPFLTSITQLPMYLAAGTSALAVLVSMVTSILTLMTKGTPVDWVLIGTEMVGVAIGSIVGPHTSKYFSDKLLKRIFIVLAFYVGIDYVLKGFFNVRVIEILFG; encoded by the coding sequence ATGTCTAAACGTTTTCGTGTTCTGGTTTTGTCCGCTCTCTTTGTACTTGTGAGCGTTGTCGGCCCCCTCTGGGCTCAGCAGGAAGCTGCCGCGCCTGCGGCCGCTCAGACGGAAGTAGCCGCTCAGGCCGCTGCCGCCCCTGAAGCTCCCAAGGCTGCCGTCACCGGTTCCAAATTGGAAAAGGCCATTGCCATGGCTCCCGTGGGAACCGAAGCCGGTCAGATCGATACAGCCAAGCCCGCCGGTTTTCTCGGCATCCCCGGAGCTCCCCAGATCAATCCGATCATGGCGCTGCTCTGGGCGGTGTGGGTAGGCTGGATTTTCTCCACTGTCGGCGCGTTCGGCGGCGTCATGGCCGGTGTCGGCCACGTTACCGTTTTTGGCCTGGGCGCCTACGCCAAGGGCTTCAAGACCTCCGCTCCCGACCTGAACAAGACCGTTACCGACTCCATCCGTGCTTCCAACCAGTTCCTTGTCGGTCTGTCCGCACTCATTTCCGCCATCAACTATGGCAAGATGGGCCGCCTTGTTCTGCCTTTGGGCCTGGCGCTGGGCGCCGGCTCCCTGCTCGGCGCATGGGGTTCCGCGACCCTGTCGGCCGGCAAGGTTTCCTTCTCAGCCTACCAGGGCTGGTTCGGTTTCTTCGTATTGGCTCTTGGATGCTACCTGCTGTGGGAAACCTCTCCTGCCGGTCAGTCCAAAAAGGTCAAGGCCAAGCAGGCCGCACAGGCTTTTGAAGCCGCTGTCAAGGCTCAGCGCACCGGCGGCGGCCCCGCTCCGACCGGCGTCAAGATCCTCGGCATCACCTTCTCCAAGGTTCAGTTCACGTTCTGCGGTGTCGAGTTCAGCTTCAATCCCGTGCTGCCCGTGGTCGGCGGTATTGTCATCTCCGCCCTGGCGGCCTTCCTGGGTGTCGGCGGCGGCTTCCTGCTGGTGCCTTTCCTGACCAGCATCACCCAGCTGCCCATGTACCTGGCTGCCGGCACTTCCGCCTTGGCCGTTCTGGTCAGCATGGTCACCAGTATCCTGACCCTCATGACCAAGGGCACCCCGGTTGATTGGGTTCTCATCGGTACGGAAATGGTCGGCGTCGCCATCGGCTCCATCGTCGGTCCGCATACTTCCAAGTATTTTTCCGACAAGCTGCTCAAGCGCATTTTCATCGTTCTTGCTTTCTATGTAGGCATTGACTATGTTTTGAAGGGTTTCTTTAACGTACGCGTCATCGAAATTCTGTTCGGCTAG
- the rho gene encoding transcription termination factor Rho, whose protein sequence is MNLSELKTKSMSELMDIAGEYQIENMSGLRKQELIFALLQACASQNGSIFGEGVLEILPDGFGFLRSPMYSYMPGPDDIYVSPSQIRRFGLRTGDVISGQIRPPKEGERYFALLRVKEICFREPEEAKRIVLFDNLTPIYPDEQFRLENGDKNYSARILDLMTPIGKGQRALIVAPPRTGKTMLMQAIANSISVNHPDAYLIVLLIDERPEEVTDMERTVRAEVISSTFDEPPQRHVQVAEMVLEKAKRLVERKVDVVVLLDSITRLGRAYNATTPSSGRVLSGGLDANALQRPKRFFGAARNIEEGGSLTIISTALVDTGSRMDEVIFEEFKGTGNSDIYLDRHLSDKRVFPAIDLNRSGTRKEELLLAPDVLNKVWILRRIMASMNSVDSMDFLLDKMRGTKSNKDFLDMMNS, encoded by the coding sequence ATGAATCTTTCTGAGTTGAAAACCAAGTCCATGTCCGAACTTATGGACATTGCCGGCGAGTATCAGATTGAAAATATGAGCGGTCTGCGTAAGCAGGAGCTTATTTTCGCCCTGCTTCAGGCCTGCGCTTCCCAAAACGGTTCCATTTTCGGCGAAGGCGTGCTTGAAATCCTGCCTGACGGATTTGGTTTTCTGCGTTCGCCCATGTACAGCTACATGCCGGGCCCTGACGATATTTACGTTTCGCCTTCACAGATCAGGCGCTTTGGATTGCGTACCGGTGATGTCATTTCCGGGCAGATCCGTCCGCCCAAGGAAGGGGAGCGCTATTTCGCGCTGCTGCGGGTCAAGGAGATCTGTTTCCGCGAACCCGAAGAAGCCAAGCGCATCGTTCTTTTCGACAACCTCACCCCCATTTATCCCGACGAGCAGTTCCGCCTGGAAAACGGCGACAAGAACTACTCCGCCCGCATCCTCGATCTCATGACTCCCATAGGCAAGGGGCAGCGCGCTCTCATCGTGGCCCCCCCGCGTACCGGCAAGACCATGCTCATGCAGGCCATCGCCAACTCCATCAGCGTCAACCATCCCGATGCCTACCTCATCGTCCTTTTGATCGACGAACGCCCCGAGGAAGTCACGGACATGGAGCGCACGGTCAGGGCCGAGGTCATCAGTTCGACCTTTGACGAGCCGCCGCAACGGCACGTGCAGGTGGCCGAGATGGTGCTCGAAAAGGCCAAGCGTCTTGTCGAGCGCAAGGTCGACGTGGTGGTCCTGCTTGATTCCATCACCCGCCTGGGCCGAGCCTACAACGCGACCACGCCCTCTTCGGGACGTGTACTGTCCGGCGGCCTTGACGCCAACGCCCTGCAACGCCCCAAGCGCTTTTTTGGCGCGGCCCGCAACATCGAGGAGGGCGGCAGCCTGACCATCATCTCCACCGCTCTTGTCGACACCGGCTCGCGCATGGACGAGGTCATCTTCGAGGAGTTCAAGGGCACGGGCAACTCGGATATCTATCTTGATCGCCATCTTTCCGACAAGCGCGTCTTCCCGGCCATCGATCTCAACCGTTCCGGAACACGCAAGGAAGAGCTGCTGCTTGCCCCCGATGTCCTGAACAAGGTCTGGATTCTGCGACGCATCATGGCCTCCATGAATTCCGTGGACAGCATGGATTTTCTGCTGGACAAAATGCGCGGAACCAAGAGCAACAAGGATTTTCTGGACATGATGAATTCCTGA
- the yajC gene encoding preprotein translocase subunit YajC codes for MFFENLAHAMGQAPAAGGQPGNPLMTFMPLILMFVIFYFLLIRPQQKKQKEHKQMLENLTRGDRVVTAGGLHGRVVEAKEDVLTIDLGNDMHVQVGRGFISGLIPAEGGSKPKDKKK; via the coding sequence ATGTTTTTTGAAAATCTCGCCCATGCCATGGGACAGGCCCCTGCGGCCGGAGGTCAGCCCGGCAATCCGCTGATGACCTTCATGCCCCTTATCTTGATGTTCGTGATCTTTTATTTTCTGCTTATCCGCCCGCAGCAGAAAAAACAGAAAGAGCACAAACAGATGCTTGAGAATCTGACCCGCGGCGATCGTGTGGTCACCGCCGGTGGATTGCATGGCCGCGTGGTCGAGGCCAAGGAAGATGTCCTGACCATTGATCTCGGCAATGACATGCACGTGCAGGTCGGTCGCGGTTTCATATCGGGTCTCATCCCCGCCGAGGGCGGCAGCAAGCCCAAGGACAAGAAAAAGTAG
- the nadB gene encoding L-aspartate oxidase, whose translation MTTPTRMKTEVLVIGSGIAGCTAAICLADKGHEVTLLSSGPSLDNGNTALAQGGIVYSSNEDSPEKLAKDIGTAGWEYNYEPAVRHLCEDGPKAVEKILFERVQVPFDRTEQGDWYLTKEGGHAVHRILTCADYTGRAIQDSLVREVLIHPNIRTLYNRTAIDLLATRHHSTKLEFRYQLNNQCVGAYVFNSETNEPNTILADYTVLCTGGLGQIFLHTTNTSSSIGSGMAMAHRAGATVMNLEYIQFHPTSLFHRADRKFLISEAVRGEGARLFNAKGERFMARYDERMELAPRDIVTRAIVDELLKTGEDCVFLDAANYVDQNLRKRFPTIYEKCKQVGVDMSKDPIPVVPAAHYSCGGVLVDNRGRSTLDGLYAAGEIACTGVHGANRLASTSLLEGLLWGMNAAEDIHERYEGSCQLCQRLQDSIADWITSGRTEMEDPALINQDWATIRHTMWNYMGIMRTTPRLERAFEDLRNLNKRLHSFYKSIRICKESVDLFHGCQTAYIVTTAALRNKNSRGCHFRKN comes from the coding sequence CCGACAAGGGACACGAAGTGACCCTGCTCTCTTCGGGCCCCTCTCTGGACAACGGCAATACAGCCCTGGCACAGGGCGGCATCGTCTACAGCAGCAACGAGGACTCTCCTGAAAAGTTGGCCAAGGACATCGGCACCGCCGGGTGGGAGTACAACTACGAACCGGCCGTACGCCACCTGTGCGAGGACGGCCCGAAGGCAGTGGAAAAAATCCTCTTCGAGCGCGTGCAGGTGCCCTTCGACCGCACGGAACAGGGAGACTGGTACCTGACCAAGGAAGGCGGCCACGCGGTGCATCGCATCCTGACCTGCGCCGACTACACCGGGCGCGCAATCCAGGACAGCCTGGTCCGCGAAGTGCTGATCCACCCCAATATCCGCACCCTCTACAACCGGACGGCCATCGACCTTCTGGCCACGCGCCACCACTCCACCAAACTGGAATTCCGCTACCAGTTGAACAACCAGTGCGTCGGAGCCTACGTCTTCAATTCGGAGACCAACGAACCCAACACCATCCTGGCCGATTACACGGTCCTGTGCACCGGCGGGCTGGGACAGATATTCCTGCACACGACCAACACCTCGTCCTCCATCGGGTCCGGCATGGCCATGGCCCACCGAGCGGGCGCGACGGTCATGAATCTGGAATACATCCAGTTTCATCCCACTTCGCTTTTCCACCGCGCGGATCGCAAATTTCTCATCTCCGAAGCCGTTCGCGGCGAAGGGGCCCGTCTCTTCAACGCCAAGGGCGAGCGTTTCATGGCCCGCTATGACGAGCGCATGGAACTGGCCCCCCGCGACATCGTGACCCGGGCCATCGTCGACGAACTGCTCAAGACCGGAGAGGACTGCGTATTTCTGGACGCCGCCAACTACGTGGATCAGAACCTGCGCAAACGCTTCCCGACAATTTACGAGAAGTGCAAGCAAGTCGGCGTGGACATGTCCAAGGATCCCATCCCGGTAGTGCCCGCCGCGCATTATTCCTGCGGAGGGGTACTGGTCGACAACAGGGGCCGAAGCACCCTCGACGGGCTCTATGCCGCCGGCGAAATCGCCTGCACGGGCGTGCACGGGGCCAACCGTCTGGCCTCGACATCACTTCTGGAAGGGCTTTTGTGGGGCATGAACGCGGCGGAAGACATCCATGAACGCTATGAAGGATCATGCCAGTTGTGCCAGCGGCTCCAGGATTCCATCGCCGACTGGATCACCTCCGGCAGGACCGAAATGGAGGACCCGGCGCTCATCAACCAGGACTGGGCGACCATCAGGCACACCATGTGGAACTACATGGGCATCATGCGCACCACCCCGCGCCTGGAGCGGGCCTTCGAAGACCTGCGCAACCTGAACAAGCGGCTGCACTCCTTCTACAAATCAATCCGCATCTGCAAGGAGTCGGTGGATCTCTTCCACGGCTGCCAGACCGCCTACATCGTGACCACGGCGGCCTTGCGCAACAAAAACAGCCGGGGCTGCCATTTCCGAAAGAACTAG
- the secD gene encoding protein translocase subunit SecD, translating to MGSLRWRALLAAFVIFLALIHVLPSIPSVRNSSLGALLPSDEIGLGLDLKGGIHLTLGVDLDAALGNAITSIGQDLRLEAREKKIPVLRPRLLDSRRLEFTLLKQEQKTELDALLAARFGSMEIISTEDGGNGQLRYVLGATPEYVKYLQDLTMDQALKTIRNRIDQFGVAEPDIRKQQGNRIIVQLPGLDDPKRAINIIGRTAHLEFKLVDDAADVQAAVAGTVPAESELAYLQDKRGASEVKTPIVLKSEVVLTGEYITDANVQFDSYGQAYVGMNFNARGARIFEEVTGANIKKRLAIVLDGTVHSAPVIQDRIGGGRASITGQFTTEEAHDLAVVLRAGSLPAPVNILEERSVGPSLGQESIDKGMMAALIGGLMVVVFMSIYYRRAGLIAAFEIILDICLILAGLVAFGATLTLPGIAGIILTLGMAVDANVLIYERIREELRHGESVAAAINNGFSRATQTIVDSNVTTIIAAVILYQFGTGPVRGFAVTLTLGILASMFTAIFVSRIFFDSWLARRQPGTQPSI from the coding sequence ATGGGTAGTTTGCGCTGGAGGGCATTGCTTGCCGCGTTCGTGATTTTTTTGGCCCTGATACATGTTCTGCCCTCAATTCCATCGGTTCGGAATTCATCGCTGGGGGCGCTGCTTCCTTCCGATGAAATCGGCCTCGGACTTGACCTCAAAGGCGGAATTCATCTGACTCTGGGTGTGGATCTTGATGCCGCTTTGGGCAATGCCATCACCAGCATTGGGCAGGACCTGCGCCTTGAAGCCCGGGAAAAGAAAATTCCGGTCCTGCGCCCGCGTCTGCTGGACAGTCGAAGGCTCGAATTCACGTTGCTCAAGCAGGAGCAGAAGACGGAACTGGATGCACTGCTGGCCGCCCGCTTCGGCAGCATGGAAATCATATCCACCGAGGATGGCGGTAACGGGCAGCTGCGCTATGTGCTGGGCGCCACCCCTGAGTATGTGAAGTATCTCCAGGACCTGACCATGGATCAGGCCCTTAAGACCATCCGCAACCGCATCGACCAGTTCGGAGTGGCCGAGCCCGACATCCGCAAGCAGCAGGGCAATCGCATCATTGTTCAGCTGCCGGGTCTTGACGATCCCAAGCGGGCCATCAACATCATCGGCCGCACCGCGCATCTGGAATTCAAGCTGGTCGACGACGCCGCCGACGTGCAGGCCGCCGTGGCCGGAACGGTTCCTGCCGAGAGCGAGCTTGCCTATTTGCAGGACAAACGGGGCGCCTCGGAAGTCAAGACGCCCATCGTGCTCAAATCCGAGGTCGTGCTCACCGGCGAGTACATCACCGACGCCAACGTGCAGTTCGATTCCTACGGGCAGGCATATGTCGGCATGAATTTCAACGCGCGCGGAGCCCGCATCTTCGAAGAGGTCACCGGCGCGAACATCAAGAAGCGTCTGGCCATCGTGCTCGACGGCACGGTTCATTCCGCGCCGGTCATCCAGGACCGCATCGGCGGCGGCCGCGCATCCATCACCGGGCAGTTCACCACCGAAGAGGCCCATGATCTGGCCGTAGTGCTCCGGGCCGGTTCCCTGCCCGCTCCGGTGAACATTCTCGAAGAGCGATCGGTCGGACCTTCCCTTGGACAGGAATCCATCGACAAAGGCATGATGGCCGCATTGATCGGCGGTTTGATGGTGGTTGTCTTCATGTCGATCTACTATCGCCGGGCCGGACTGATCGCGGCCTTCGAGATCATCCTCGACATTTGCCTCATCCTGGCCGGCCTTGTGGCATTCGGCGCCACGCTGACCCTGCCCGGCATCGCGGGCATCATCCTGACGCTGGGCATGGCGGTTGACGCCAACGTGCTCATCTACGAGCGCATCCGTGAAGAGCTCCGGCACGGCGAGTCCGTGGCCGCAGCCATCAACAACGGCTTCAGCCGGGCGACCCAGACCATCGTCGACTCCAACGTGACCACGATCATTGCCGCGGTCATCCTGTACCAGTTCGGCACCGGCCCTGTGCGCGGCTTTGCCGTCACCCTGACGCTCGGCATCCTGGCGTCCATGTTCACGGCCATTTTCGTGTCCCGTATCTTCTTCGACTCCTGGCTGGCCAGACGTCAGCCCGGCACCCAACCGAGCATTTAA
- a CDS encoding beta-barrel assembly-enhancing protease, with amino-acid sequence MTCVRGIRLRVLVLACLIALVFPPSAISSFGEFTIRDEIELARKFDLVIETRFPVIQDTRIIGYVQSLVDRLVAAMPPQPFPIKTTVVRNSALNAFASAAGHITIFTGLIANMDNEDELASVIAHELAHVSERHIAKSIEKSQLVGAGSLLGILAGVLVGSQGGGDGAGALVLGSVAGAKAMQLKYTRENEKDADQYGLGYLVDAGFAPAGMTTAFNKIRKLQWLGGGGDVPSYLSTHPGMDDRVVYMQERIARLPANVRNRASDNEAFQRVKLLVQAWYTDPNTAKAIFTSTGKSTCLFVLGEAIALSRLQQIEAARVRFEEALACNAHDPLWMREYGRFSFEYGDLATAAKYLQEVVLRDPNDLFALFFYARAVAEQGNHAASVSAMERVLKAVPRDAEVLEYLARYQAAMGRAFEAHLNFAKSFAYKRKFSKYNFHLQKSEALAQTPPQQEQLRKVREEIAEFREILGI; translated from the coding sequence GTGACCTGTGTCCGGGGCATACGCTTGCGGGTTCTCGTTCTTGCCTGCCTGATCGCCCTGGTCTTTCCCCCATCGGCCATTTCAAGTTTCGGCGAATTCACCATCCGCGACGAGATTGAGCTTGCCCGCAAGTTCGATCTGGTTATCGAGACTCGCTTTCCCGTGATCCAAGACACCCGGATCATCGGTTACGTGCAGTCGCTGGTCGACCGTCTGGTCGCGGCCATGCCTCCCCAGCCTTTTCCCATCAAGACGACCGTGGTCAGGAATTCCGCCCTGAACGCCTTTGCTTCGGCAGCAGGGCACATCACGATTTTCACGGGCCTGATCGCCAACATGGACAACGAGGACGAACTGGCCAGCGTCATCGCCCATGAGCTGGCGCACGTCTCCGAACGGCATATCGCCAAGTCCATCGAGAAGAGCCAGCTGGTCGGGGCCGGTTCCCTGCTCGGAATCCTGGCCGGCGTGCTGGTCGGTTCCCAGGGGGGAGGAGATGGCGCCGGGGCCCTGGTGCTCGGATCCGTGGCCGGGGCCAAGGCCATGCAGCTCAAATACACGCGTGAAAACGAGAAGGATGCGGATCAGTACGGCCTCGGTTATCTCGTTGATGCCGGGTTTGCACCGGCGGGAATGACCACCGCCTTCAACAAGATCCGTAAATTGCAGTGGCTTGGCGGCGGTGGGGATGTACCCTCGTATCTGTCCACGCATCCGGGCATGGACGATCGCGTGGTCTACATGCAGGAGCGCATTGCCCGGTTGCCCGCCAACGTGCGAAACCGCGCCTCGGACAACGAGGCTTTTCAGCGCGTCAAGCTGCTGGTCCAGGCCTGGTACACGGATCCCAACACCGCCAAGGCCATTTTCACGTCCACCGGAAAATCGACGTGCCTCTTTGTGCTTGGCGAGGCCATCGCCCTCAGCAGGTTGCAACAGATCGAGGCGGCCAGGGTCCGTTTTGAAGAGGCCCTGGCATGCAATGCCCATGACCCTTTGTGGATGCGTGAATACGGACGCTTTTCCTTCGAATACGGGGACCTCGCCACCGCTGCGAAATATCTTCAGGAAGTCGTCCTGCGTGATCCGAACGATCTCTTTGCCCTCTTTTTCTATGCGCGGGCCGTGGCTGAGCAGGGGAATCATGCGGCCAGCGTTTCTGCCATGGAGCGGGTGCTCAAGGCCGTTCCCCGCGATGCCGAGGTTCTGGAATATCTCGCCCGCTATCAGGCAGCCATGGGGCGCGCTTTCGAAGCGCACTTGAATTTCGCCAAGTCTTTTGCATACAAGAGAAAATTCAGTAAGTATAATTTTCATCTGCAAAAGTCCGAGGCATTGGCCCAGACTCCCCCGCAGCAGGAGCAGCTTCGCAAGGTGCGCGAGGAGATAGCCGAGTTTCGGGAGATTCTGGGGATCTAG
- the nadE gene encoding NAD(+) synthase produces MAALPRMECPRDDDFALWLDLLAIEPSEQLLDALGDFLQEYLRSSGLKAYVMGLSGGIDSSFLAALLHHRRIPYLGFCLPIATNTPEETARGLSVAQAYGNPPKGASFAHLQDFTALYQQISRTFADICPGSSPVAEGNLKARTRMLFLYHMAQIHGGCVLSTDQLDELLTGFWTLHGDVGDVSPIQLVPKSVEYDLARMLCARLDDPAPLQAAIEAVPTDGLGISRSDLDQLGAESYAQVEDIFREYFQLRLKERDSELSGDDAQRREELEQTGPVRRFLLSGFKRGGAVLVDPRRAVS; encoded by the coding sequence ATGGCTGCCCTGCCACGCATGGAATGTCCTCGCGACGATGATTTTGCTTTGTGGCTCGATCTGCTTGCGATCGAGCCTTCCGAACAGCTCCTCGATGCCTTGGGCGATTTTCTGCAGGAATACCTGCGCAGCTCAGGCCTGAAGGCTTATGTCATGGGGTTGTCCGGCGGGATCGATTCATCCTTCCTCGCGGCCTTGCTGCATCATCGCCGCATCCCATATCTGGGTTTTTGCCTGCCCATCGCGACAAATACCCCCGAGGAGACCGCGCGAGGCTTGAGCGTGGCCCAGGCTTACGGTAATCCTCCCAAGGGCGCTTCCTTCGCTCATCTTCAGGATTTCACCGCGCTGTACCAACAGATTTCACGCACCTTCGCGGACATCTGCCCCGGTTCCTCTCCCGTGGCCGAAGGCAACCTGAAGGCCCGCACCCGCATGCTCTTTCTCTACCACATGGCCCAGATTCACGGCGGATGCGTCCTTTCCACGGATCAGCTCGATGAACTTCTGACCGGGTTTTGGACCCTGCATGGCGACGTGGGAGATGTCAGCCCCATTCAGCTCGTGCCCAAAAGCGTCGAATACGACCTGGCCCGCATGCTCTGTGCGCGCCTGGATGATCCCGCGCCTCTGCAGGCAGCCATCGAAGCCGTGCCCACGGACGGGCTCGGCATCAGCCGTTCCGATCTGGATCAGCTCGGGGCCGAGTCCTATGCCCAGGTCGAAGACATCTTCCGGGAGTATTTCCAGCTGCGGCTCAAGGAGCGCGACAGCGAGCTTTCCGGGGACGATGCGCAGCGCCGGGAAGAGCTTGAGCAAACGGGTCCCGTGCGTCGCTTTCTGCTCAGCGGCTTCAAAAGAGGCGGCGCGGTACTCGTGGACCCGAGGAGGGCCGTGTCGTGA
- the pth gene encoding aminoacyl-tRNA hydrolase, with translation MTYDGLIVGLGNPGTKYARTRHNFGFMLADHLLEYWDGQPGTVCTARSARLNAQLWEVSEDYGARRWIVVKPLTFMNLSGQVVGELSRKNGIPADRILVAHDELDLTLGTVRLKFSGGLAGHNGLKSVAAHLGTRDFARIRLGIGRPEGSEAMADYVLRSFMPAEWELVARTLDVARDAVVHYCREGLTAATSRLHTR, from the coding sequence ATGACATATGACGGCCTGATAGTAGGTCTGGGCAATCCGGGTACAAAGTACGCCCGGACCCGGCACAATTTCGGTTTCATGCTCGCGGATCACCTCCTTGAGTACTGGGACGGTCAGCCCGGAACTGTCTGCACCGCCCGCAGCGCGCGTCTCAACGCGCAGCTTTGGGAGGTCAGCGAGGATTACGGCGCCCGGCGCTGGATTGTCGTCAAGCCGCTGACCTTCATGAATCTGAGCGGTCAGGTGGTGGGAGAGCTCAGCAGAAAAAACGGGATCCCGGCGGATCGGATACTCGTCGCCCACGACGAGCTCGACCTGACCTTGGGTACGGTTCGTCTCAAGTTTTCCGGTGGGCTGGCCGGTCACAATGGGCTCAAATCCGTGGCCGCGCATCTTGGCACCCGCGATTTCGCTCGGATACGTCTGGGTATCGGCCGTCCGGAGGGCAGCGAGGCCATGGCCGATTACGTGCTGCGTTCCTTCATGCCCGCCGAATGGGAGCTGGTCGCGAGGACCCTCGATGTCGCGCGTGACGCGGTCGTGCATTATTGCCGTGAAGGTCTGACAGCGGCCACGAGCCGTCTTCATACCCGCTGA